In a genomic window of Roseiflexus castenholzii DSM 13941:
- a CDS encoding sensor histidine kinase, giving the protein MDTTLALADAYQRLLGELSRRLGAARAELLLRTDPRRPAQVVARCDNAGNPNGAVQTLEIPISEGAIEVGRLCMAFAPETPLPAPSELGMAQALVELAALLVEDRHQHTWGPQLQAGRRMLAVTEEELQRIILDIHDGPVQKLFAVSSHLALVQARLDEHSDTDLRRQIAPLIERINGLMESALQEIRATLSGFRLAEFEMRPLASVLQGLAIQHEALTGNQVLLNIEGELPPVELPVKIALYRVLQEALSNSYRHAGVDRHEVQVHAQEGWIELIVIDEGRGFEPPPLEGPGATERQEHIGLRGMRERVHLVGGQLQVLSRPGHGTRVIVRVPAKEAV; this is encoded by the coding sequence TGCACTGGCGGACGCTTATCAGCGCTTGTTGGGCGAACTGAGTCGTCGCCTGGGGGCGGCGCGGGCGGAACTGCTCCTGCGCACCGATCCGCGGCGCCCGGCGCAGGTGGTGGCGCGTTGCGATAATGCCGGCAATCCGAACGGCGCAGTTCAGACGCTGGAAATCCCCATCAGCGAAGGCGCCATCGAAGTTGGGCGCCTGTGTATGGCATTCGCCCCTGAAACGCCGCTTCCCGCACCGTCTGAATTGGGGATGGCGCAGGCGCTGGTGGAACTGGCGGCGCTGCTGGTCGAGGATCGCCATCAGCACACGTGGGGACCGCAGCTGCAAGCCGGGCGGCGCATGCTCGCAGTGACAGAAGAAGAACTTCAACGCATCATCCTGGATATCCACGATGGTCCGGTGCAGAAATTATTTGCCGTTTCGTCTCACCTGGCACTCGTCCAGGCGCGCCTGGATGAGCATAGCGACACAGACTTGCGCCGCCAGATCGCACCGCTCATCGAACGCATAAATGGATTGATGGAGAGCGCACTCCAGGAGATCCGCGCCACCCTGAGCGGCTTCCGACTGGCGGAGTTCGAAATGCGACCTCTGGCATCCGTTCTTCAAGGGCTTGCCATCCAACACGAAGCACTGACCGGCAATCAGGTGCTGCTGAACATCGAAGGTGAACTGCCGCCGGTGGAACTGCCGGTGAAGATTGCCCTCTACCGGGTGTTGCAGGAAGCGTTGTCGAACAGTTATCGCCACGCCGGCGTTGACCGCCACGAGGTGCAGGTGCACGCGCAGGAGGGATGGATCGAACTCATCGTCATCGATGAAGGGCGCGGGTTCGAGCCGCCGCCGCTGGAAGGACCGGGGGCGACGGAGCGGCAAGAACACATTGGACTGCGCGGTATGCGCGAGCGTGTTCACTTGGTCGGCGGGCAACTTCAGGTGTTGAGTCGTCCGGGGCATGGGACGCGCGTGATTGTGAGAGTGCCGGCAAAGGAGGCGGTATGA
- a CDS encoding response regulator transcription factor, which yields MTDLNRAIRVVLADDHELVLEGLRGLLERESDMIVVATATDGESLLAIIERERPDVVVMDLAMPTRDGLSCLREIRRRGMPVKVVILTAFGDGGALQSAWEMQADGFALKTDPPRQTIATIRNVAHGQIVFPRVVRQAADATQAHGQSLLARLTQRERDVLRLLAEGMPNAQIAERLVVQESTVKYHLQNIFQKLGVTNRTEAAQVYYREGGERSILNSER from the coding sequence ATGACCGATCTCAACCGTGCCATTCGAGTCGTCCTTGCCGATGATCATGAACTGGTGCTTGAGGGATTGCGCGGTCTGCTGGAACGAGAGAGCGATATGATCGTTGTGGCGACAGCGACCGACGGCGAGTCGCTCCTGGCGATCATTGAGCGCGAACGACCGGATGTGGTGGTGATGGACCTGGCGATGCCAACACGCGATGGGCTTTCGTGTCTGCGCGAGATCCGCCGGCGGGGTATGCCGGTCAAGGTGGTGATACTGACCGCGTTCGGCGACGGCGGGGCGTTGCAGTCGGCGTGGGAGATGCAGGCGGATGGGTTTGCGCTCAAAACCGACCCGCCACGCCAGACGATTGCGACGATTCGCAACGTGGCGCACGGGCAGATCGTTTTTCCACGTGTGGTGCGCCAGGCGGCTGATGCCACGCAGGCGCACGGGCAGAGCCTCCTGGCGCGGTTGACGCAGCGCGAACGCGATGTATTACGGTTGCTGGCGGAAGGCATGCCGAATGCGCAGATCGCCGAACGTCTGGTGGTGCAGGAAAGTACGGTGAAATATCACTTGCAGAACATCTTCCAGAAACTGGGGGTGACGAATCGCACCGAGGCGGCGCAGGTCTATTACCGCGAAGGCGGGGAACGTTCGATCTTGAATTCCGAGCGGTGA
- a CDS encoding ABC transporter permease, whose translation MMNAVLTITWLTFHEARRRRMALAAMVIGALFVALFGIGVWLIAREMERSAPLAIQNQAYSFLLIAGLYVVHFLTVMLAIFASVDTVAGEISTHTIQALVTRPIRRWQALLGKWLGFALMLTVYLGLLSLGVVAVMWLIVGYWPPNVAAGLPLLALEALTLLSLSLLGGTRLSTLTNGVALFMLYGVAFIGSWVEQIGALLQSSDAVRIGIITSLILPVEALWRRVAYLMQPPLANNLPGPFSTSSVPSEAMVVYAVVYAAIALLLAMRSFGQRDL comes from the coding sequence ATGATGAACGCAGTCCTGACGATCACCTGGTTGACGTTTCACGAGGCGCGGCGACGGCGCATGGCATTGGCAGCGATGGTCATCGGCGCGTTGTTTGTTGCGCTGTTCGGCATCGGGGTCTGGCTGATTGCGCGTGAAATGGAACGCAGCGCGCCGCTGGCGATCCAGAATCAGGCATACAGTTTCTTGCTGATCGCCGGATTGTATGTCGTTCATTTTCTGACGGTCATGCTGGCGATCTTCGCTTCGGTCGATACGGTCGCCGGCGAAATCTCCACCCACACTATTCAGGCGTTGGTGACACGCCCGATCCGTCGCTGGCAGGCGCTGCTCGGCAAGTGGCTCGGCTTTGCACTGATGCTGACGGTCTACCTGGGGCTATTGAGCCTTGGCGTCGTCGCCGTTATGTGGTTGATCGTCGGGTACTGGCCCCCCAATGTCGCCGCCGGACTACCGTTGCTGGCGCTCGAAGCGTTGACGCTCCTCTCCCTCTCGCTGCTTGGCGGAACCCGCCTCTCGACGCTCACGAATGGCGTGGCGCTCTTCATGCTCTATGGGGTGGCATTCATCGGCTCGTGGGTCGAGCAGATCGGTGCGTTGCTGCAATCGAGCGATGCAGTGCGGATCGGTATTATCACGAGTCTGATCCTGCCGGTCGAGGCATTGTGGCGACGGGTCGCCTACCTGATGCAGCCGCCGCTCGCCAATAACCTCCCTGGTCCGTTTTCCACCTCTTCGGTTCCCAGCGAAGCCATGGTCGTCTACGCCGTGGTATACGCCGCCATTGCACTGCTGCTGGCGATGCGCTCGTTTGGACAGCGGGATCTGTGA
- the rbsK gene encoding ribokinase translates to MTIVVFGSINMDLVVRTPRLPAPGETLTGHSFFTAPGGKGANQAVACARLDAPTRMVGRVGDDLFGEQLRHSLRSFGVQDDGVLTTPGPSGVALIAVDDAAENTIVIVPGANGAVGSEDMPRLERALDGARALLLQLETPLATVAAAARAGRARGATVILDPAPALPLPDELYALADILTPNESEATTLTGIPVHDEQSAAAAARALRARGARTVIIKLGARGALAADANGVRFWPAFTVTAVDTVAAGDAFNGGLAVALSEGRPFEEAIRWGLAAGALSVTKHGAQPSMPDRAELLALSGVRG, encoded by the coding sequence GTGACCATTGTTGTGTTTGGCAGCATCAACATGGACCTGGTGGTGCGCACGCCGCGTCTGCCGGCGCCCGGCGAAACGCTCACCGGTCATTCATTCTTTACAGCGCCGGGGGGCAAAGGCGCCAATCAGGCCGTCGCCTGCGCGCGACTCGATGCACCGACCCGGATGGTTGGGCGTGTCGGCGATGATCTGTTCGGTGAACAATTGCGACACAGCCTGCGGTCTTTTGGTGTGCAGGACGATGGCGTGCTGACAACCCCCGGTCCGTCGGGGGTGGCGCTGATCGCCGTCGATGACGCGGCAGAGAACACCATCGTAATCGTTCCAGGCGCGAATGGCGCCGTCGGCAGCGAGGACATGCCACGGCTGGAGCGGGCGCTCGATGGCGCGCGCGCGCTGCTGTTGCAACTCGAAACGCCGCTTGCGACGGTTGCGGCGGCGGCGCGCGCCGGGCGCGCGCGCGGCGCGACGGTCATTCTCGATCCGGCGCCGGCGCTGCCGCTGCCTGATGAATTGTATGCGCTGGCGGACATTCTAACGCCGAACGAAAGTGAAGCGACAACCCTGACCGGCATCCCCGTCCATGATGAGCAGAGTGCGGCGGCGGCGGCGCGGGCATTGCGTGCGCGCGGCGCGCGAACGGTCATTATCAAACTCGGCGCGCGCGGCGCACTTGCGGCAGACGCGAACGGCGTGCGCTTCTGGCCCGCCTTCACCGTCACGGCGGTCGATACCGTCGCTGCGGGAGACGCCTTCAACGGCGGGCTGGCGGTGGCGCTGAGCGAGGGACGTCCCTTCGAGGAAGCCATCCGGTGGGGACTGGCTGCGGGCGCGCTGTCCGTCACCAAACATGGTGCGCAGCCGTCGATGCCGGATCGGGCGGAACTGCTGGCGTTGTCAGGGGTGAGGGGCTAG
- a CDS encoding HAD family hydrolase, with product MLQALIFDFDGLILDTETPDFIVLSEQYRRFGAELLPERWVHGLGTTGGYDPYGELEALTGARLDREALRREHRERYIALCEQQPLQPGVREVIIAARARGIRLAVASSATREWVEGWLERHAIRAYFACVRTRSDGVRVKPAPDLFLSAAACLDAPPEWCVVLEDSPNGIRAAAAAGMRCVAVPVALLDTLSLPPHMLRLHSLADLPADALLDRMASR from the coding sequence ATGCTGCAAGCGTTGATTTTTGATTTCGACGGGTTGATCCTCGACACAGAGACTCCCGATTTCATCGTGTTGAGCGAGCAGTATCGTCGTTTTGGCGCGGAACTTCTCCCTGAACGATGGGTGCATGGCCTGGGAACGACCGGCGGTTATGATCCCTACGGTGAACTCGAAGCGCTGACCGGCGCGAGGCTCGACCGCGAGGCGCTCCGGCGCGAACACCGTGAGCGGTACATCGCGTTGTGCGAGCAGCAACCGCTCCAACCCGGCGTGCGCGAGGTCATCATCGCAGCGCGCGCGCGCGGCATTCGCCTGGCAGTGGCATCGAGCGCAACACGTGAGTGGGTCGAGGGATGGCTCGAACGCCATGCCATTCGCGCATACTTCGCCTGTGTGCGCACTCGCAGCGACGGAGTGCGCGTCAAACCCGCACCTGATCTGTTCCTCAGCGCCGCCGCCTGCCTCGATGCGCCGCCGGAGTGGTGTGTCGTGCTCGAAGACTCGCCGAACGGCATTCGCGCTGCCGCAGCGGCAGGTATGCGGTGCGTCGCTGTTCCGGTGGCGCTCCTCGACACCCTCTCATTGCCTCCTCACATGCTGCGTCTCCACTCCCTGGCGGACCTCCCGGCGGACGCGCTGCTGGATCGAATGGCGAGCAGGTAG
- a CDS encoding CidA/LrgA family protein encodes MLRGMTVLLICQLIGEVTARALNLPMPGPVLGMLLLFSVLLWRGAPEWLDQVAQGLLRFLPLFFVPAGVGIMNHVQLMRAEWPAIAITLLVSTVITMIVTAGVLLLFLRLTDARKASTHATNHD; translated from the coding sequence ATGTTACGAGGAATGACCGTTTTGCTCATCTGTCAGTTGATCGGCGAAGTGACGGCGCGTGCGCTCAATCTGCCGATGCCCGGACCGGTGCTTGGCATGTTGCTGCTCTTCAGCGTTCTGCTATGGCGCGGCGCCCCTGAATGGCTCGATCAGGTTGCGCAAGGATTGCTGCGTTTTCTTCCCCTTTTCTTCGTGCCGGCCGGCGTCGGCATCATGAACCATGTGCAACTGATGCGCGCTGAGTGGCCGGCAATTGCCATCACTCTGCTTGTCAGCACGGTCATCACGATGATCGTCACCGCAGGGGTATTGCTCCTCTTTCTCCGTCTGACCGATGCAAGAAAGGCTTCCACGCATGCAACCAACCATGACTGA
- a CDS encoding LrgB family protein: MTDIWVYLAQTPLLWLTATLLVYYLADLGYQRVRQWTLANPVLLSVVLLVIFLTVTGTPYQRYFDGAQFVHFLLGPTTVALALPLWRYASRLRRMLLPLSAALLVGSLTSVLSVVAIGRLTGVSEVTLRSLAPKSVTTPIAMGISEQIGGLPSLTAVLVIVTGIIGAVIAQDLFDRLRLNDQAARGLAIGVASHGIGTARALQMHAEAGAFAGLAMGLNGALTALLTPILAQILGL, translated from the coding sequence ATGACTGACATCTGGGTCTATCTGGCACAGACGCCGCTCCTCTGGCTGACCGCCACGCTGCTGGTCTACTACCTGGCGGATCTGGGGTATCAGCGAGTTCGGCAGTGGACCCTGGCAAATCCGGTTCTTCTTTCGGTTGTCCTGCTGGTCATCTTCCTGACCGTCACCGGCACACCCTATCAGCGCTACTTTGATGGCGCTCAGTTCGTCCATTTCCTGCTGGGTCCGACGACTGTCGCGCTGGCATTGCCGCTCTGGCGCTATGCCAGTCGATTGCGGCGCATGCTGCTACCGCTCAGCGCGGCGCTTCTGGTCGGCTCGCTCACCTCCGTTCTATCGGTAGTCGCCATTGGTCGTCTCACCGGTGTATCGGAGGTCACGCTGCGTTCCCTGGCGCCCAAATCGGTCACCACACCGATTGCAATGGGCATCTCCGAACAGATTGGCGGGCTGCCATCGTTGACGGCTGTGCTGGTGATCGTCACCGGCATCATTGGCGCAGTCATCGCGCAAGATCTGTTCGACCGTCTGCGGTTGAACGATCAGGCGGCGCGTGGTCTGGCAATCGGGGTCGCATCGCATGGGATTGGCACTGCGCGTGCGTTGCAGATGCACGCCGAAGCTGGCGCGTTTGCAGGATTGGCGATGGGGCTGAACGGTGCGCTGACGGCGCTGCTGACACCGATACTGGCGCAGATTCTGGGTTTGTAA
- a CDS encoding TIGR00730 family Rossman fold protein translates to MFDERVVLITGGGSGIGRATALAFGRHGARVVVGNRDRDAGEATVAAIRAMGGTALFVPTDVTRPTAVRALIDAAVETFGRLDVAFNNAGWFGSVAPLAEQDEHEFDPVFDTNVRGVFLCMKYELAQMLKQGQGVIINNASTTGIRNSTMGVALYAAAKAAVISLTRSAAIEYAAHGVRINCSSARTDCDRHAGESRRRQPGTFCCGDSHATPWYIRRSRSGSSLAGIIGGVIRHRSGAGGRWRIPGIIIHIEGDTTMHVCVYCASSDHVPALYLEAAHTFGEGMARRGWTLVYGGGGIGLMGAVARAVHGAGGRVIGVIPQTLLEREVGYQEADELIVTGTLRERKQIMDDRADAFVALPGGFGTLEELLEIMTLRMLGYHNKPIVIVNIGGYFDPLLTQFEYIFTQNFAHERYRRLYAVKADPETALTYLERITPGSP, encoded by the coding sequence ATGTTCGATGAACGAGTCGTGCTCATCACCGGTGGCGGTTCAGGAATCGGGCGCGCAACAGCGCTGGCGTTCGGCAGGCACGGCGCGCGCGTAGTCGTCGGCAATCGGGATCGTGACGCCGGTGAAGCGACGGTCGCCGCAATCCGGGCAATGGGTGGAACGGCGTTGTTCGTTCCGACCGATGTCACCCGACCAACAGCGGTGCGCGCGCTGATCGACGCAGCGGTTGAAACGTTTGGACGCCTCGATGTTGCATTCAACAATGCTGGATGGTTCGGATCGGTCGCGCCGCTGGCAGAACAGGACGAGCATGAGTTCGACCCTGTTTTTGACACAAATGTACGCGGCGTTTTTCTGTGCATGAAGTACGAACTGGCACAGATGCTGAAACAGGGGCAGGGTGTCATCATTAACAATGCATCGACGACCGGCATACGCAATTCGACAATGGGTGTGGCGCTGTATGCCGCAGCAAAAGCGGCGGTGATTTCCCTGACACGCTCTGCCGCCATAGAATACGCCGCTCATGGCGTGCGCATTAATTGCAGTAGCGCCAGGACGGATTGCGACCGACATGCTGGCGAAAGCAGGCGGCGGCAACCCGGAACGTTTTGCTGCGGTGATTCCCATGCGACGCCTTGGTACATCAGAAGAAGTCGCTCAGGCAGTTCTCTGGCTGGCATCATCGGCGGCGTCATTCGTCACCGGTCAGGTGCTGGGGGTCGATGGCGGATACCTGGCATCATAATACACATAGAAGGAGACACAACGATGCATGTCTGCGTCTACTGCGCCTCGAGCGATCACGTACCGGCACTCTATCTGGAAGCGGCCCATACCTTCGGTGAAGGGATGGCGCGGCGCGGCTGGACGCTGGTGTACGGCGGGGGTGGCATCGGATTGATGGGCGCGGTCGCGCGAGCGGTACACGGCGCCGGCGGACGGGTCATTGGCGTTATTCCACAAACGCTGCTGGAACGCGAAGTCGGCTATCAGGAAGCGGACGAACTGATCGTCACCGGAACTCTACGCGAACGCAAGCAGATCATGGATGATCGCGCCGATGCGTTCGTCGCGCTGCCAGGCGGCTTCGGCACACTCGAAGAATTGCTGGAAATCATGACGCTTCGCATGCTTGGCTACCACAACAAGCCGATCGTCATCGTCAACATTGGCGGTTATTTCGATCCGCTCCTGACACAGTTCGAGTATATCTTCACCCAAAACTTTGCCCACGAACGCTACCGCCGTCTCTACGCCGTGAAAGCCGATCCTGAAACAGCCCTCACCTATCTGGAGCGAATCACGCCTGGCTCGCCGTAA
- a CDS encoding glycosyltransferase, translating into MRPTITILASGTLGDVRPLAALGKGLHDAGFAVALATHPQFAPLVQAQGLAFRSIGGNPSDLLLHDDAALTFDGGVGRGVVATLRYIRSAQAIYARMLDAAATACYGSALIIVSLASCWGQLIATTFGIPCVWAPLQPVTLTIRFPSPLLPVTLSLGARARRLSYTAVELATWLPWRTVFHRWRARAPGPRHMSLDPFALACTSSAPFVYGFSPHVVPPPDDWPPHHMVTGYWFLDHPAERLAPEIESFLAAGDPPIVIGFGSMGGRRPRDDAALALEALRLAQRRGILFGSADVARLAAGRRDVLVVPYAPHRLLFPRVAVAVHHGGAGTTAASLRAGIPTMTVPVGIDQPFWGMRVAAIGAGPPPLPRRRATPDRLAPAIMAATDDLIRVRAAAIGRLIGAEEGVARAVEVVARVMP; encoded by the coding sequence ATGCGCCCAACCATCACGATCCTGGCGAGCGGCACGCTGGGGGACGTGCGCCCACTGGCGGCGCTCGGCAAAGGTTTGCACGATGCTGGCTTCGCTGTTGCGCTTGCAACCCATCCTCAGTTTGCGCCTCTGGTTCAGGCGCAGGGTCTGGCGTTTCGCAGCATCGGGGGCAATCCCAGTGATCTGCTTCTTCATGATGATGCGGCGCTGACCTTCGATGGCGGAGTAGGGCGTGGCGTGGTCGCAACACTCCGTTATATTCGGTCGGCGCAGGCGATCTATGCTCGCATGCTGGACGCGGCAGCGACCGCATGTTACGGGAGCGCCCTGATCATTGTGTCGCTGGCAAGTTGCTGGGGGCAACTTATTGCGACGACGTTCGGCATACCCTGTGTCTGGGCGCCGTTGCAGCCCGTCACGCTAACGATCCGCTTTCCATCGCCGCTGCTGCCGGTGACATTAAGCCTGGGCGCGCGCGCCCGCCGTCTGAGTTATACGGCTGTCGAACTGGCGACCTGGCTGCCATGGCGAACCGTATTCCATCGCTGGCGGGCGCGCGCGCCTGGTCCGCGCCACATGTCGCTCGACCCCTTTGCTCTAGCGTGCACATCGAGTGCGCCCTTCGTCTACGGGTTCAGCCCGCATGTCGTGCCACCGCCTGACGACTGGCCGCCACATCATATGGTGACCGGCTACTGGTTCCTCGACCATCCGGCTGAACGCCTGGCGCCGGAGATTGAGTCGTTCCTTGCAGCTGGCGATCCGCCGATTGTCATCGGTTTTGGCAGCATGGGCGGTCGGCGACCGCGCGATGATGCGGCGCTGGCGCTGGAAGCGCTGCGCCTGGCGCAGCGCCGCGGCATTCTCTTCGGTTCAGCCGACGTCGCGCGCCTGGCAGCCGGTCGCCGTGATGTGCTCGTCGTGCCATACGCGCCCCATCGCCTGCTCTTCCCACGTGTCGCCGTCGCCGTTCACCATGGCGGCGCCGGAACAACCGCCGCCAGTTTGCGCGCCGGTATCCCGACGATGACGGTTCCGGTCGGGATCGATCAACCCTTCTGGGGGATGCGCGTCGCCGCAATTGGCGCGGGACCGCCGCCGCTGCCGCGGCGACGCGCAACGCCGGATCGCCTGGCACCCGCCATTATGGCGGCGACTGATGACCTCATCCGGGTGCGTGCTGCGGCGATAGGGCGGTTGATCGGCGCCGAGGAGGGCGTTGCGCGAGCGGTGGAGGTCGTTGCGCGCGTAATGCCATGA
- a CDS encoding oxidative damage protection protein: MSTPRMVKCVKLGRELPGLPRPPYPGELGKRIYENVSQQAWNMWMDQALLIINHYGLSMVDPRATEVMMQQAELFFFGESDAKPEGWTPEGAVEE; this comes from the coding sequence ATGAGCACACCGCGCATGGTCAAATGCGTCAAACTCGGTCGTGAATTGCCTGGTTTGCCCCGTCCGCCATACCCCGGCGAATTGGGGAAGCGTATTTACGAGAATGTATCGCAGCAGGCGTGGAATATGTGGATGGATCAGGCGTTACTGATTATCAACCACTACGGGTTGAGCATGGTCGATCCCCGTGCCACCGAGGTGATGATGCAGCAGGCGGAACTCTTCTTCTTTGGCGAGAGCGACGCCAAACCGGAGGGCTGGACGCCAGAAGGCGCTGTAGAGGAATAA
- a CDS encoding alanine dehydrogenase, with amino-acid sequence MDIAIPQAHAPDEHRVALTPAGVHSLVIAGHTVFVESGAGAGAGFTDASYSAVGAHIAYGPEEIYARGDLLLTIDGVPENALPMVRPGQVVAGFLHLAVTPRRVIDALAAAGASTLSYEAIRRNDGIAPVLLPMSEIGGRLMPQLAAHLLETPSGGRGTLLAPIPGVPSAEVVILGAGRVGGNAAYGFSSWGVQTTVLDQDMDRLRAVEQICRGHVTTRLATESALAHVLPFADVVIGAVKVPHGRAPKLVSAAMVATMKPRSVIIDVAIDEGGCIETSRPTTHSNPTYLASGVLHYAVPNIPSAVARTAAHALNNALLPFALRIASQGLERAAQQDDAIARGIGLLNGQPYTSHIEQALEHS; translated from the coding sequence ATGGACATTGCCATTCCACAAGCCCACGCACCCGATGAACACCGGGTGGCGCTCACGCCAGCCGGCGTGCACTCGCTGGTCATTGCCGGGCACACAGTGTTTGTCGAGAGCGGCGCCGGAGCCGGCGCAGGGTTTACCGATGCGTCCTACAGCGCTGTAGGCGCGCATATCGCATATGGTCCTGAGGAGATTTATGCGCGCGGCGACCTGTTGCTGACTATCGATGGGGTGCCGGAGAATGCATTGCCGATGGTGCGTCCCGGTCAGGTTGTAGCCGGTTTTTTGCACCTGGCCGTCACGCCGCGCCGTGTCATCGATGCGCTGGCGGCGGCAGGCGCATCGACGCTCAGTTATGAAGCGATCCGGCGCAACGACGGTATTGCGCCGGTGCTGTTGCCCATGAGCGAGATTGGCGGTCGTTTGATGCCGCAACTGGCGGCGCATCTACTGGAAACGCCGAGCGGCGGGCGTGGCACCCTGCTGGCGCCCATTCCCGGCGTTCCATCGGCGGAAGTTGTGATCCTGGGCGCCGGTCGAGTCGGCGGCAATGCGGCATATGGGTTCAGTTCCTGGGGAGTGCAGACGACGGTGCTCGATCAGGATATGGATCGATTGCGCGCGGTGGAACAGATCTGCCGCGGGCACGTCACAACCCGGCTTGCCACCGAGAGCGCGCTGGCGCACGTGCTCCCCTTTGCCGACGTGGTTATTGGCGCCGTCAAAGTTCCGCACGGTCGTGCGCCCAAACTGGTAAGCGCCGCCATGGTTGCAACAATGAAGCCACGCAGCGTCATCATCGATGTTGCCATCGATGAAGGCGGATGTATCGAGACGAGTCGCCCAACGACGCACAGCAATCCGACCTACCTGGCGTCGGGAGTTCTGCACTATGCCGTGCCCAACATTCCGAGCGCCGTGGCACGCACTGCTGCCCATGCACTGAACAATGCGCTTTTGCCCTTCGCACTGCGGATCGCATCCCAGGGACTCGAACGAGCAGCGCAGCAAGATGACGCAATTGCACGCGGAATCGGTCTTCTCAACGGGCAGCCATACACATCACATATCGAGCAAGCACTCGAACACTCATGA
- a CDS encoding acetyl-CoA hydrolase/transferase family protein — protein MPRSLTAGRREMTAEEAVELIESNHRVYIGGGCGVPIPLLDALVARAPELRNVEIIHMLTAGEDPTTAPELAASFRHNALFIGHNTRRAVNEGRADFTPIFLGEIPKLFRQGILPLDVAMIQVSPPDRHGFCSLGVEVGCTLPAARTAKIVIAEVNARMPRTLGDSFIHISRLTALVESDRPLLELPQGETNSVAQAIGRHIAELIPDGATLQLGIGAIPDAVLSNLHGKRHLGIHTELFSDGVIDLVEAGVIDGELKTIHQGKVVAGFILGSQRCFDWAHNNAMVEMHPTDYVNDPFVIAQHKNMVAVNSALQVDLTGQVCADSIGTRLYSGVGGQVDFIRGASRSEGGIPIIAISSTARDGTISRIVPTLDVGAGVVTSRYDVHFVVTEYGVADLYGRTLAQRARALINIAHPAFRDQLTEAAKKLHYI, from the coding sequence ATGCCACGCTCGCTAACGGCAGGAAGGCGTGAAATGACCGCTGAAGAAGCGGTGGAACTGATAGAGTCGAACCATCGGGTATATATCGGCGGCGGATGCGGCGTGCCCATACCGCTGCTGGATGCGCTCGTAGCACGCGCGCCTGAGTTGCGCAATGTCGAGATCATTCACATGCTGACGGCAGGGGAGGACCCAACGACGGCGCCGGAACTGGCGGCGTCATTTCGCCATAACGCCCTGTTTATCGGGCACAACACACGGCGCGCCGTCAACGAGGGGCGCGCCGATTTTACGCCGATCTTTCTCGGCGAGATTCCAAAACTGTTTCGGCAGGGCATCCTGCCGCTCGATGTCGCCATGATTCAGGTTTCACCGCCGGATCGCCATGGGTTCTGCTCGCTTGGGGTAGAAGTCGGATGCACCCTGCCGGCAGCGCGCACAGCAAAGATCGTCATTGCCGAGGTCAATGCACGGATGCCGCGCACCCTTGGCGACAGTTTCATTCATATCTCGCGCCTGACGGCGCTGGTCGAAAGTGATCGTCCGCTGCTGGAGTTGCCACAGGGAGAAACCAACAGCGTTGCGCAGGCGATTGGTCGCCACATTGCAGAACTGATCCCGGATGGCGCCACGCTGCAACTCGGGATTGGCGCCATCCCGGATGCGGTGCTCTCGAATCTGCACGGCAAACGGCACCTGGGGATCCACACCGAGTTGTTCTCGGATGGCGTCATTGATCTGGTCGAAGCCGGGGTCATTGACGGTGAATTGAAGACCATCCATCAGGGAAAGGTCGTTGCCGGCTTTATCCTCGGCAGTCAGCGTTGCTTCGATTGGGCGCACAACAATGCTATGGTGGAAATGCACCCTACCGACTATGTCAACGATCCGTTCGTCATCGCACAGCACAAGAATATGGTCGCCGTCAATTCGGCGTTGCAGGTCGACCTGACCGGTCAGGTGTGCGCCGATAGCATCGGCACGCGCCTGTACAGCGGGGTTGGGGGGCAGGTCGATTTTATTCGCGGCGCGTCGCGCTCAGAGGGGGGTATTCCCATCATCGCCATTTCATCGACGGCACGTGACGGCACAATTTCACGCATCGTGCCGACGCTCGATGTCGGCGCAGGCGTGGTCACCAGTCGCTACGACGTGCATTTTGTGGTCACTGAGTATGGCGTGGCGGACCTGTATGGCCGCACCCTGGCGCAACGCGCCCGCGCGCTGATCAATATTGCTCACCCGGCATTTCGCGATCAGTTGACCGAAGCGGCGAAAAAATTGCACTATATCTGA